A region of Maridesulfovibrio sp. DNA encodes the following proteins:
- a CDS encoding SET domain-containing protein-lysine N-methyltransferase, protein MIHPDTIVRTVSPLLGNGVFAIRDIPCGTVMVVRDEFDICLPYDDFQKLPDIIRESMETHVYHDREGTLILSWDHARFMNHSCCSNTMMTDYNLEIAIRDIRAGEQITTEYGLLNVQEPYEIHCGCDGCRKQLRPDDIDKYGNDWDELIKAALLSIPDVSQPLWDMVTPDIRHKLEELRLDKNKYSSVQNLKWRK, encoded by the coding sequence ATGATTCATCCAGATACTATTGTGCGGACTGTTTCCCCCCTGCTAGGTAACGGGGTATTCGCGATTCGTGATATTCCGTGTGGCACAGTGATGGTTGTACGTGATGAGTTTGATATCTGCCTGCCATATGATGACTTCCAAAAATTGCCGGATATTATACGGGAATCAATGGAAACGCATGTCTATCATGACCGGGAGGGCACACTCATTCTGAGCTGGGATCATGCCCGGTTCATGAATCACAGTTGCTGCAGCAACACCATGATGACGGACTACAATTTGGAGATAGCCATAAGGGACATTCGGGCCGGAGAGCAGATTACTACGGAGTATGGCCTACTAAACGTACAAGAGCCTTATGAGATTCACTGCGGCTGCGACGGATGCAGAAAACAATTGCGCCCAGACGATATAGATAAATACGGAAATGACTGGGACGAACTTATCAAAGCCGCCCTGCTGAGCATTCCCGATGTCTCCCAGCCGCTCTGGGATATGGTGACGCCAGACATCAGGCACAAATTGGAAGAACTCCGCTTGGATAAAAATAAATATTCATCAGTGCAGAACCTTAAATGGCGCAAATAG